A stretch of DNA from Anaerobacillus isosaccharinicus:
CATGATAACTTAATTAGTTAAAAGGGTCGAACTTTATTTGTACTTTGTCTTATTTATTGCCCTTAAATTTAGGTACTATCCACAATAGCAGAGTGTAGATTAGGAGTGTTATGTAAATGCCAATCAAAATTCCTGATGCCCTTCCGGCAAAAGAAATATTGTTACAAGAAAATATTTTTGTGATGGATGAAAGCAGAGCTTTTAGTCAAGATATTCGCCCATTAAAAATTGTCATTCTTAATTTGATGCCAGTTAAGGAAGTAACGGAAACGCAATTGCTACGTTTACTAGGGAATACGCCTTTGCAAATAGAGGTTGGATTTATTCATCCCGACACACATCAATCAAAAAATACATCAGAGCAGCATTTGACATCATTTTATCAAAAATTTGCTGATATTAGAGATCAAAAATTTGATGGGATGATCATAACAGGAGCGCCGATTGAGCAATTGCCATTTGAAGACGTAAACTATTGGAATGAATTAAAGCAGATTATGGATTGGTCTGTTACCAACGTAACATCGACATTACATATTTGCTGGGGAGCTCAAGCAGGTTTATACCATCATTATGGTGTCCCAAAATATATTCTAGAAGAAAAAGTGTTTGGCGTTTTCCCGCATGTCATCTTTAACCGTAATGTGAATTTATTGAGAGGGTTTGACGATGAATATGTTGTACCACAATCCCGTCATACTGAGGTTCGCAGAGAAGATATTGAAAAAATTGCAGAAATCGAAATTCTATCAGAATCAGAGGAATCAGGGGTAAATATTATCGCCTCAAAGGACGGGAAGCAAATTTTCATTACTGGTCACTTTGAGTACGATGCAACAACTTTGCAAAGTGAGTACCAAAGAGACGTTGATAAAGGATTATCAATCTGCTGTCCAATGCACTACTTCCTTAATAATGATCCAAATTCAGCGCCTAGATTACGGTGGCGGGCCCATGCTAATTTACTTTTTTCAAACTGGTTAAATTACTATGTGTATCAAGAAACACCGTATGATCTAACTGGAAATCGTTAGTTTCCTAACATGAAAAAGTCAAACCCCCTCTTTAAGAAGAGGGGGTTAATTTTCATTTAAATAAAGTCAGAAAGTTGGTAGTGGGCTAATAATAGGTTCCCTTTTATCCCATATTGAGTTTCTCTGAGCCATTCTAAGAACAAGTCTAGACATTGGGGGTCCCCTCGAGTTATTGCCATCTACTAAAATGTCAGCGGCCTGTTTAAGATCGTTTTATAACACTAATAGCATAATTTTTGTAGTAAAGTTATTGTAAAAATTAGCACCTCTAGGCGTTTAGTGGCATACGATAAAAACTAGGTAGCTGTCTATGACGGTTATCATACAACAATCTAAGACGTACTTAACGACTAAGATAAGGTTATCTCAGGAGGGCTGTTCAGTGAGTATTAAACATTTCTTTTTAGATGGAAATACAAGTAAAGGTTATGTGACACTAGTAAAAAATATTGTTAAAACAATAAACAAAGTCTATACGCTCAAGGGAAGTTTAGGAAATGAAAAAAACAAAATTTTTAAACGAATTAGCGGGAATTTCGAGCAGCAAGATTTAGAGATTTATTGGTTACACAATCCATCTGATGAAAATATGTTAGACGGGATTGTTATTCCAGACAAAGGTATTGCTGTTATTGATGGTTCAGCAAGAAATGGAATTGAGGCTAAATATAGTAATTTCATAGAAAGAATTTTTGACCTTGATGAAGCCCTAGATAAAACTCAGTTAGTTATAAATAAAAATTCAATTATTCAAATGCAAGAGGAAATAGAGCAACTTCATGAAGGTGCTTATGCAAAATTTGCAAAAGGTAAGGAAATACATGAACAAAAAGAAGAATTGTATATTTCTGCGATGGATTTTGATAAAGCGAATAAGGTAACGGCAAAACTGGCAGCGAATCTTTTCCATGATGTTATAGTTGCAAAAGAAAATCCAATTGTCGAACAGCTATTTTTCGGTGCAGCCACACCAAATGGTGCCGTTAATTACATTGACTCAATTACAAGTGACATTAAAAAAAGGTACATCATTAAAGGTAGATCAGGCAGCGGTAAAAGTACGGTAATGAGAAAAATCGCTAAATATGCTGAGAATGTAGGTTTAGCAGTTCAGCAATTCCCTTGTGGTTTAGATCCAAATAGCTTAGATATGATTATTATTCCTTCGCTAAGTGTGGCGATTATTGATGGTACAGCTCCTCATGTCATTGATCCGACAAGACCAGGTGATGAAGTGATCGACATGTTCGAGCTTTGTATGGATCAATCAATTGAAACAAAGTATGATCAACGCTTCGAAGATTTACATGTTGCTTACAAGCAGGAAATGAAGGAAGGCACAAGATTACTTCAAGAGGCGAAACAGGTTAGGGAATCATTAGAACAAATCTATCAAGAAGCTGTTGATAGTACTATTTTTACGGAAAAAATAAATGAAATAATTGCAGATATAACAGCATAATGGTTAGAATTAGACCCGTATCAAAATAAACACTCACCATATTCGCAACGACTAAAAAGTAGGGCATTTGTTCCGTTATTTTATGAGAAATTGTAATTTTGAGAGACGTTGAGGACATCAGATCCGCTAATCTTGTTTAATCGCATATTTTCCACGTAAATTAGCCAAATAGCGTATCTGATGTCCAATAAACTTGAGTTTATTCAAGAATTATTTGATTTG
This window harbors:
- the metA gene encoding homoserine O-acetyltransferase MetA → MPIKIPDALPAKEILLQENIFVMDESRAFSQDIRPLKIVILNLMPVKEVTETQLLRLLGNTPLQIEVGFIHPDTHQSKNTSEQHLTSFYQKFADIRDQKFDGMIITGAPIEQLPFEDVNYWNELKQIMDWSVTNVTSTLHICWGAQAGLYHHYGVPKYILEEKVFGVFPHVIFNRNVNLLRGFDDEYVVPQSRHTEVRREDIEKIAEIEILSESEESGVNIIASKDGKQIFITGHFEYDATTLQSEYQRDVDKGLSICCPMHYFLNNDPNSAPRLRWRAHANLLFSNWLNYYVYQETPYDLTGNR